The Desmonostoc muscorum LEGE 12446 genome includes a region encoding these proteins:
- a CDS encoding GNAT family N-acetyltransferase, giving the protein MLIRPATTTDVPAVLPMVAKICALHESWDSAKYGFLSHPEQRYEKWLTRLANSDSSVFLVSEKEGQLVGFLVATIEQEIPIYRLEQFAFVHDIWVEPEHRQNGIARQMVMQTIERFSQMGVKQIRLDTANANEASRRLFASCGFRISTIEMLIEFNH; this is encoded by the coding sequence ATGCTGATTCGCCCAGCTACCACAACCGACGTACCCGCAGTTTTACCAATGGTTGCCAAAATTTGCGCTTTGCATGAGTCTTGGGATTCCGCCAAATATGGTTTCCTAAGCCATCCAGAACAGCGCTATGAAAAATGGTTAACGCGCTTGGCAAATAGCGATAGCAGTGTATTTTTGGTATCGGAAAAGGAAGGGCAACTTGTAGGGTTTCTAGTGGCGACAATTGAGCAAGAAATCCCCATTTATCGGTTAGAACAATTTGCTTTTGTTCATGATATTTGGGTTGAGCCAGAACATCGGCAAAACGGAATTGCCCGACAAATGGTAATGCAAACTATTGAACGGTTTTCTCAAATGGGCGTCAAGCAAATTCGGCTAGATACAGCAAATGCAAACGAAGCCTCGCGGCGTTTGTTTGCATCTTGCGGTTTTCGGATCAGCACTATCGAAATGCTAATTGAATTTAATCATTAG
- a CDS encoding TRADD-N-associated membrane domain-containing protein → MQNPNYQNLKAELMQELLRQAKLTFNLALSVTAASAMMTLGGVGLLYFNKVSQASLTAGGGALATITSVQLAKQTKEELLEIIEKSDG, encoded by the coding sequence ATGCAAAATCCTAATTATCAAAATTTAAAAGCAGAATTGATGCAAGAATTATTACGCCAAGCAAAATTAACCTTTAATCTTGCCTTGAGTGTCACCGCCGCTTCTGCAATGATGACGTTAGGCGGTGTAGGATTGCTCTATTTCAACAAAGTTTCTCAAGCCAGTCTCACAGCCGGAGGGGGCGCACTGGCTACTATCACCAGCGTTCAACTCGCCAAGCAAACCAAAGAGGAATTATTAGAGATTATAGAAAAATCAGATGGGTAA
- a CDS encoding cation:proton antiporter — protein MHIVILVLVEVLIVIGLSRLVGLGFRSIKQPLVIGEIVAGIMLGPSLFGLVAPHVAVTLFPPETIPFLNVLSQVGLIFFMFLIGLELNPKYLSGQLEVAVLTSHVSILVPFSLGTLLAVVLYPLVSNASVSFTAFALFLGAAMSITAFPVLARIITESNLQGTRLGTLALTCAAVDDVTAWCLLAVAIAVARTGDFAGAVPTIIESIVYIGFMLTVGRWFLQGLAKHYQRAGRLSQLVLAGIYMAVVASALITELIGIHLIFGAFLLGAAMPKNEDLVRELAVKTEDFVLIFLLPIFFAYSGLRTQIGLLNRPELWLLCALVLAVAIVGKYFGTYIAARVSGINKREASALGWLMNTRGLTELIVLNIGLELGVISPLIFTMLVIMALVTTFMTSPLLEWTYPKKLIRLDLVEPESEAETEINLDTEHITAENETHPRSYRILVPVANPNTQKGLVQLAVALAQPAVGIALNYRQPAVVHPLSLIEFEEDYAFESTPVEADRLIAQRRQQLQELINTLEPPETRSYVHPIVRTSSNVARETAQIAALDQVDLILVGWHRPAFSSNRLGGRVGQILTTAPVDVAVFVDRGSERLESLLVPYSANIHDDLALILALRLLINHETCMLQILHVLPENRLKDELSYELDMMIEQLPSSVRDRIEIKVVQAPDPIQAVVEASKNVDLTIAGTSRTWGIERQTLGRYTDQLAIQCRSSLLITRRYSQVTAHLASLIPEVTSQEPTIQELRS, from the coding sequence ATGCACATAGTTATTCTCGTTCTGGTTGAGGTACTGATTGTTATTGGACTTTCACGGCTAGTAGGGCTAGGATTTCGTTCTATTAAGCAACCGCTGGTAATTGGTGAAATTGTCGCTGGGATTATGCTAGGCCCATCTTTATTTGGTTTAGTAGCTCCCCATGTAGCAGTTACCTTATTTCCACCAGAAACTATTCCTTTTCTAAATGTTTTGTCTCAGGTGGGACTAATATTTTTCATGTTTCTGATTGGGTTAGAACTAAATCCAAAATACCTCAGCGGTCAGCTAGAAGTGGCAGTTTTAACTTCTCATGTCAGTATTTTGGTGCCGTTTTCCTTAGGAACATTACTAGCGGTGGTGCTTTATCCCCTGGTTTCCAACGCTAGTGTATCGTTTACCGCCTTCGCCTTATTTTTGGGCGCGGCGATGTCGATTACTGCTTTTCCAGTGTTGGCACGAATCATTACTGAGAGTAATTTACAAGGAACCCGCTTAGGAACATTAGCCTTAACTTGTGCAGCGGTGGATGATGTCACAGCTTGGTGTTTATTAGCAGTTGCGATCGCTGTAGCTCGGACTGGCGATTTTGCTGGTGCAGTACCCACAATTATTGAGAGCATAGTCTACATCGGCTTCATGCTGACGGTGGGACGTTGGTTCCTCCAAGGACTTGCCAAACATTATCAGCGTGCGGGACGCCTCAGCCAATTAGTGTTAGCTGGGATTTACATGGCAGTGGTTGCATCTGCACTAATCACTGAATTAATTGGCATTCACTTAATCTTTGGAGCATTTTTACTCGGCGCAGCAATGCCCAAAAATGAAGATTTAGTGCGGGAATTGGCAGTAAAAACCGAAGATTTTGTTCTGATATTCTTGCTGCCAATATTTTTTGCCTACAGTGGTTTGCGGACGCAGATTGGCTTGCTGAACCGCCCAGAATTATGGCTATTGTGTGCATTGGTTTTAGCAGTAGCGATCGTAGGTAAATATTTTGGCACTTATATCGCGGCTCGTGTCAGTGGCATTAATAAACGGGAAGCCTCGGCACTCGGTTGGTTGATGAATACTCGCGGCTTGACCGAGTTGATAGTGCTAAATATTGGTCTGGAGTTAGGAGTAATTTCCCCGTTAATATTTACCATGCTGGTAATTATGGCGCTGGTAACTACATTTATGACCTCGCCACTGTTGGAATGGACTTATCCGAAAAAGCTGATCAGGTTAGATTTAGTGGAACCGGAGTCAGAAGCAGAAACCGAAATAAATCTAGATACAGAACATATCACTGCTGAAAATGAAACTCACCCTCGTTCCTACCGGATTTTAGTACCAGTAGCTAATCCAAATACCCAAAAAGGTTTGGTACAGTTGGCAGTAGCCTTGGCGCAGCCCGCCGTAGGCATCGCTCTCAACTATCGACAACCAGCTGTTGTGCATCCCCTCAGCTTGATTGAATTTGAAGAAGACTATGCCTTTGAGAGTACCCCAGTTGAAGCAGATCGATTAATCGCCCAGCGCCGCCAGCAGCTACAAGAATTGATTAATACTCTCGAACCTCCAGAAACACGCTCTTACGTGCATCCCATCGTTCGCACATCCAGCAATGTTGCACGAGAAACAGCACAGATTGCCGCATTAGACCAAGTTGATTTAATTCTCGTGGGATGGCATCGGCCAGCTTTTAGTAGCAACCGCTTAGGGGGAAGAGTTGGTCAAATTCTCACTACTGCGCCAGTGGATGTAGCAGTGTTTGTAGACCGAGGAAGTGAGCGATTAGAAAGCTTGTTAGTGCCTTATTCTGCAAATATCCACGATGATTTAGCATTAATACTTGCTTTGAGACTCCTAATCAATCATGAAACTTGTATGTTGCAGATTTTACACGTTTTACCAGAAAATCGCCTCAAAGATGAATTGAGTTATGAACTGGACATGATGATCGAGCAATTACCAAGTAGTGTACGCGATCGCATAGAAATCAAAGTTGTCCAAGCCCCAGATCCCATCCAAGCCGTAGTCGAAGCCTCAAAAAATGTAGACTTGACAATTGCTGGCACCAGCCGCACTTGGGGTATTGAGCGTCAAACCTTGGGAAGATATACAGATCAACTAGCCATCCAATGCCGCTCTTCCCTGTTGATTACCCGCCGCTACAGTCAAGTCACCGCTCATCTGGCTTCCCTGATTCCTGAGGTTACTAGTCAAGAGCCAACAATTCAGGAGTTGAGATCATGA
- a CDS encoding cation:proton antiporter produces the protein MSNFDLVIRLFLQLTVILATCRIVTILGRRYLGQTDVVCEMIAGVMLGPSLLGLIAPDFQQWLFPKLPIITALGDKIPNPSMSILYAISQIGLAIYMFLIGLEFNTKLLKHHIKSAGLLSAAGIITPFILGAIASFWLYHNGNFFQPKVVPWSAALYLGASMTITAFPMLARILYERGLAQTRFGTLALGAASVDDGVAWCLLAIVLASVKNSINIAILAIGGGICYVLFAIFIGQRVLKVFTRMTKRDAGVSRQTLTLFLIVLMFCAWFTDITGIYAIFGAFVLGAVTPRGEFAQQIRQYTEFFTTSFLLPIFFVFSGLNTQIGLVNTPALWGITLLILAIAIIGKGIACMLAAKLAGENWRESATIGALMNARGLMELIILNIGLEQGIITPTLFTIMVIMAVVTTLMASPLIAFLLHGTSYDKSTA, from the coding sequence ATGTCAAATTTTGATCTGGTTATTCGACTCTTTCTGCAACTCACGGTAATTTTAGCCACTTGTCGCATAGTTACGATTTTAGGACGCCGCTATCTTGGTCAAACTGATGTTGTTTGCGAAATGATTGCAGGTGTGATGCTAGGGCCATCACTTCTAGGTTTGATTGCACCAGATTTCCAGCAATGGCTATTTCCTAAGCTGCCGATTATTACTGCTTTAGGAGACAAGATACCCAATCCATCGATGTCGATTTTATATGCCATTAGTCAAATTGGATTGGCAATTTATATGTTTTTGATTGGTTTAGAGTTCAACACAAAACTCTTAAAACACCATATCAAAAGCGCAGGTTTGTTATCTGCTGCCGGGATTATTACTCCTTTTATCTTAGGAGCGATCGCTTCTTTTTGGTTATATCACAATGGCAATTTCTTTCAACCAAAAGTAGTGCCTTGGTCAGCCGCTTTATATCTGGGCGCGTCGATGACAATCACGGCTTTTCCGATGTTAGCTCGGATTCTTTACGAGCGCGGACTTGCACAAACTCGCTTCGGGACTTTGGCTTTAGGCGCAGCATCGGTAGATGATGGAGTTGCTTGGTGTTTATTGGCGATCGTCCTTGCTAGTGTGAAAAATTCCATCAACATCGCCATCTTAGCAATTGGTGGTGGCATTTGCTACGTGCTTTTTGCTATTTTTATCGGGCAACGTGTACTTAAAGTCTTCACCCGCATGACAAAACGTGATGCAGGTGTGAGTAGACAAACTTTGACTTTATTCTTGATAGTTTTGATGTTTTGTGCATGGTTTACTGATATCACAGGTATCTATGCAATATTCGGTGCGTTTGTGTTGGGAGCAGTAACACCACGCGGGGAATTTGCTCAACAAATTCGACAATATACAGAGTTTTTCACCACTTCTTTTTTGCTGCCGATATTTTTTGTCTTTTCTGGATTGAACACACAAATCGGACTAGTAAACACACCTGCATTATGGGGAATTACCCTGTTAATTTTGGCGATCGCAATTATCGGTAAAGGCATTGCTTGTATGTTGGCAGCAAAATTAGCAGGAGAAAATTGGCGCGAATCAGCAACTATCGGCGCTCTGATGAATGCCCGCGGTTTAATGGAGTTAATCATCCTCAATATTGGTCTTGAACAAGGTATAATTACCCCCACTTTATTCACTATTATGGTTATTATGGCTGTAGTTACTACACTCATGGCATCACCCTTGATTGCCTTTTTGTTGCACGGCACAAGCTATGATAAATCTACCGCTTAA
- a CDS encoding AMIN domain-containing protein → MAQRLKTWDCHWSKQLLSFSVFGFYAAIALETSSIAATPLAKLDNWRFSPKTQQLEITLSIATTPRYFYLAQPPRLVVDLPNTKLGNITTQQNYSGAIKSIRVSQLNENATRIVLDLAPGTVLNPKQVQLQPLSRKNPTRWVLRPIISGKSTAVKPANSAPSSKKPPQTPPTKLPVITTNSQPPTNLPVITPDSQPPLLTAPPISSQLPSTTITNSTQPFVTVPPLTPNTPSQQPSFILPPPSFPNQPGTLNSIPTFGVSEFPVPTAPNVRNPQVIEFGQPLPKSR, encoded by the coding sequence ATGGCTCAGAGATTAAAGACCTGGGATTGCCACTGGAGCAAACAGCTACTTAGCTTCAGTGTATTCGGTTTTTATGCAGCGATCGCCCTTGAAACTTCCAGCATTGCTGCTACACCATTGGCAAAGCTAGATAATTGGCGTTTTTCCCCCAAAACACAACAGCTCGAAATCACTCTCTCAATAGCCACAACCCCTCGTTATTTCTACTTAGCCCAACCACCTCGCCTAGTTGTAGATTTACCGAATACTAAGTTGGGCAATATTACCACCCAACAAAATTATTCTGGAGCCATCAAAAGCATTCGTGTTTCTCAACTCAATGAAAACGCCACACGTATTGTTCTAGATTTAGCACCAGGAACTGTTTTAAATCCCAAACAGGTACAACTGCAACCACTTTCCCGAAAAAACCCCACTCGCTGGGTATTACGTCCTATCATTTCTGGTAAAAGCACTGCCGTAAAACCGGCAAACTCAGCACCCTCATCCAAAAAACCACCTCAAACACCGCCTACTAAGCTGCCCGTAATTACTACTAACTCACAACCGCCTACTAATCTACCCGTAATTACTCCTGACTCACAACCGCCCCTACTCACAGCTCCGCCTATATCAAGTCAGCTACCCTCAACAACTATCACTAATTCAACTCAACCTTTTGTAACTGTACCTCCCCTGACCCCCAATACACCCTCTCAACAACCCAGTTTTATTCTTCCCCCTCCTTCTTTCCCAAATCAACCCGGTACATTGAATAGCATTCCTACTTTCGGTGTGTCTGAATTTCCAGTTCCAACAGCCCCCAATGTTCGCAACCCCCAAGTCATTGAGTTTGGCCAGCCGCTTCCTAAAAGTAGATAG
- a CDS encoding ABC transporter permease encodes MKFQKALLSNKRFKTSQFQILLADSLTIFWGDWLDLRVRIVQVAASGLISPLIYILAFGLGLGSSIKPGSAISGNYNNYLEFMLPGMVALSSMTISFGGTTFSICGDRLFSKTFEELLLTPIHPLALHIGKMLAGVVRGLMTSGSVILVAVLLTGNWNFLNPIFLVLLILNCAVFAGLGVIVGLSVRSLESVGLYNNFIIIPMSFLGATFFDPGTLPAALKVVVYLLPLTYASIGLRAAAHLPLSQFPWYSIPILLVVAIALSLWGGYKFAHQQD; translated from the coding sequence GTGAAATTTCAAAAAGCATTATTATCCAACAAGAGGTTTAAAACTTCGCAATTTCAAATTCTCCTAGCTGATAGTCTAACTATTTTTTGGGGAGATTGGCTAGATTTACGTGTGAGAATTGTACAAGTTGCTGCATCAGGCTTAATATCTCCACTGATATATATTTTAGCTTTTGGCTTAGGTTTGGGTAGTTCGATCAAACCAGGTTCAGCAATTAGTGGTAACTATAACAATTACTTAGAATTTATGTTACCAGGGATGGTGGCGCTGTCGTCCATGACTATTAGCTTTGGTGGGACGACATTTTCCATTTGTGGAGACAGATTATTTAGCAAAACGTTCGAGGAATTGTTGTTAACTCCTATACATCCGTTAGCATTGCATATTGGCAAAATGCTGGCTGGAGTAGTGCGGGGGTTGATGACATCCGGTTCCGTAATTTTAGTAGCGGTACTTTTGACCGGAAACTGGAATTTTCTGAATCCGATATTTCTCGTTTTACTTATACTGAATTGTGCTGTATTTGCTGGGTTAGGAGTGATTGTGGGGTTGAGTGTGCGATCGCTCGAATCAGTCGGACTCTACAACAACTTTATAATCATCCCCATGTCTTTTTTAGGAGCGACCTTCTTTGACCCTGGTACATTACCAGCAGCCCTGAAAGTTGTAGTTTACCTGTTACCACTAACCTATGCCAGCATTGGACTACGTGCAGCTGCTCATTTACCCTTGTCCCAGTTTCCTTGGTACAGCATACCGATTTTGTTAGTAGTGGCGATCGCTCTTTCTCTCTGGGGTGGTTATAAATTTGCTCACCAACAAGATTAG
- a CDS encoding DUF3172 domain-containing protein yields the protein MRRKSTGRSATTSKPSAFQSPMFNLFTIAIMGGVLILGIGIGIAFSSTTTLAPSNVASREFIDTKAPNPEICVQYGASAMVMDARLFVTLNPFNVYVSQPSMRPGCVIRQNNWALLEQRKLVTSDQVRDCKNRLNTFGFTGNLDSDKPDIRCIYQNEAAQNFFTAQPGAVGTPQETDRF from the coding sequence ATGAGACGTAAATCTACTGGTAGATCGGCTACTACTTCTAAACCCTCTGCTTTCCAATCCCCTATGTTTAACCTCTTCACTATTGCAATTATGGGAGGGGTGCTAATTTTGGGAATTGGTATTGGCATTGCTTTTAGTTCTACAACCACGTTAGCTCCATCAAATGTGGCTTCCCGTGAATTTATTGATACCAAAGCACCAAATCCTGAGATTTGTGTGCAGTATGGGGCAAGTGCGATGGTGATGGACGCTAGACTGTTCGTGACTCTCAACCCCTTCAATGTCTATGTTTCTCAGCCGAGTATGCGTCCTGGATGCGTGATCCGACAAAATAACTGGGCACTTTTAGAGCAACGTAAACTGGTGACATCTGACCAAGTAAGAGATTGCAAGAATCGTTTAAATACCTTTGGCTTTACAGGTAACTTGGACAGTGACAAACCTGATATTAGATGCATATATCAGAATGAAGCTGCTCAAAACTTCTTCACAGCTCAACCAGGAGCAGTTGGAACACCTCAGGAAACGGATAGATTTTAG
- a CDS encoding NAD(P)H-quinone oxidoreductase subunit N — MALITTGNALIRDLEKFGALGVYVPLEGGYEGRYQRRLRAAGYTTLHITARGLGDVAAYLTRVHGIRPPHLGKKSTGSGAAVGFVYYAPPLLSTHLEQLPPKSKGLVLWIIEGNILSDQEIEYLANLPNLEPRVKVVIERGGDRAFRWTSLEKTLLAS, encoded by the coding sequence ATGGCACTAATTACCACTGGCAACGCTTTAATCCGGGATCTGGAAAAATTTGGCGCTCTTGGAGTGTATGTACCTCTGGAAGGAGGTTATGAAGGTCGGTATCAGCGCCGACTTCGTGCAGCTGGCTATACTACGCTGCACATTACCGCTAGAGGACTGGGGGACGTAGCTGCGTATCTGACAAGAGTTCATGGAATCAGACCTCCTCATCTGGGCAAAAAAAGTACTGGTAGCGGTGCAGCGGTAGGTTTTGTATACTATGCACCACCACTTCTGAGTACTCATTTAGAACAGCTACCACCAAAGTCAAAAGGGCTGGTTTTGTGGATTATTGAAGGAAATATTCTTTCCGACCAGGAAATTGAATATTTAGCAAACTTGCCTAACCTAGAACCACGGGTGAAAGTAGTTATTGAGAGGGGTGGCGATCGCGCTTTCCGTTGGACTTCTCTAGAAAAGACCCTGTTAGCTAGTTAG
- the rplD gene encoding 50S ribosomal protein L4, producing MVESVVKNWQGEQVGQTSFELRVAKEETASHIVHRALVRQTTNARQGTASTKTRSEVRGGGRKPWRQKGTGRARAGSIRSPLWRGGGVIFGPKPRDFNLKMNRKERRLALRTAFVDRLNDLIVVEEFSEQLSRPKTKDLVAALARWGAAPENKTLLILSEFPENVSLSGRNIENLKLIAADQLNVYDLLHADKIVVTTSALEKIQEVYSA from the coding sequence ATGGTTGAAAGTGTAGTTAAAAATTGGCAAGGAGAACAAGTCGGCCAGACGAGCTTTGAATTGCGAGTTGCAAAAGAGGAAACAGCGTCTCATATTGTACACCGCGCTTTAGTACGGCAAACTACCAATGCTCGTCAAGGAACTGCCAGTACAAAAACTCGTTCGGAAGTTAGAGGCGGCGGACGCAAACCTTGGCGGCAAAAAGGTACTGGTCGCGCTCGTGCTGGATCGATTCGTTCACCCCTATGGCGTGGTGGTGGTGTGATCTTTGGACCAAAACCCAGAGATTTTAACCTGAAAATGAACCGCAAAGAGCGGCGTTTGGCACTGCGGACAGCGTTTGTCGATCGCTTGAATGATTTGATTGTGGTCGAAGAATTTAGCGAACAGCTATCACGTCCAAAAACCAAAGATTTAGTAGCAGCATTGGCTCGTTGGGGAGCAGCACCAGAGAATAAGACACTATTAATATTGTCTGAGTTTCCGGAAAACGTTTCTTTGTCAGGCCGCAACATTGAAAATTTAAAGCTAATTGCAGCTGACCAGTTGAATGTTTACGATTTACTGCACGCTGACAAGATTGTAGTTACAACATCAGCTTTAGAAAAAATTCAGGAGGTCTACAGTGCCTAG
- a CDS encoding GDSL-type esterase/lipase family protein, giving the protein MQTFSASSSMQLSVPPKHFQPMKIVALGDSLIYGFGDPEKGGWIEQLRRWWMLPDSAGHVLYNLGVRGDRTQQVAQRLEVEFRHRGELRNRVPDLIILSVGVNDSARLARPDGRIYTDFTVFENEIASLLDLAQQLCPVLFVGMVPVDEAKMPFLDCFYYNHADQYRYKEATCTACDKRQIPYLDIFDMWMERGEAWRLKRLSDDGLHPNTLGYQALLEDVINWDAIASYHSLNLITT; this is encoded by the coding sequence ATGCAAACATTTTCAGCATCTTCCTCAATGCAGCTGTCTGTACCACCAAAACACTTTCAGCCAATGAAGATTGTCGCACTGGGGGACAGCTTAATATATGGATTTGGTGACCCGGAAAAAGGCGGTTGGATTGAGCAACTACGGCGATGGTGGATGTTGCCGGATAGTGCGGGTCATGTTCTTTATAATTTAGGGGTCAGGGGCGATCGCACGCAACAAGTAGCCCAAAGGCTAGAAGTTGAATTTCGCCATCGCGGTGAGTTGCGAAATCGTGTTCCCGACTTGATTATTTTATCAGTAGGCGTCAATGACTCAGCGCGTTTGGCGCGTCCCGATGGACGAATTTACACAGATTTCACCGTATTTGAAAACGAAATCGCTTCTCTGCTAGATTTGGCACAGCAACTCTGTCCTGTGTTATTTGTCGGTATGGTGCCAGTGGATGAAGCTAAAATGCCATTTTTAGATTGTTTTTACTATAATCATGCCGATCAGTACCGCTACAAAGAAGCAACTTGCACTGCTTGTGATAAACGGCAAATTCCCTATTTAGATATTTTTGATATGTGGATGGAACGCGGTGAAGCTTGGCGTCTCAAACGCTTGAGTGATGACGGACTTCATCCCAATACACTAGGTTATCAAGCCTTGTTAGAAGATGTAATAAATTGGGATGCGATCGCAAGTTATCATTCTCTAAATTTGATTACCACCTAA
- the rplC gene encoding 50S ribosomal protein L3: MSVGILGTKLGMTQIFDEAGVAIPVTVIQAGPCTVTQVKTKQTDGYAAIQVGYGEVKPKALNRPLLGHLAKSSAPALRHLNEYHTDSSGDYALGQQIKADIFSAGQIVDVVGTSIGRGFAGNQKRNNFGRGPMSHGSKNHRAPGSIGAGTTPGRVYPGKRMAGRLGGTRVTIRKLTIVRVDPERNLLLIKGAIPGKPGALVSVVPAKKVGK, encoded by the coding sequence GTGTCTGTAGGTATTCTCGGCACCAAGCTGGGCATGACCCAAATATTTGACGAGGCAGGAGTAGCCATTCCTGTCACCGTTATTCAAGCAGGGCCATGCACTGTTACACAAGTTAAAACAAAACAAACCGATGGTTACGCCGCCATTCAAGTTGGTTATGGCGAAGTTAAACCAAAGGCGCTGAACAGACCATTGTTGGGTCACTTAGCTAAATCATCTGCCCCAGCATTGCGTCATTTGAATGAGTATCACACCGATAGCTCTGGTGATTATGCTTTAGGTCAGCAGATTAAAGCAGATATTTTTAGTGCAGGTCAAATTGTAGATGTAGTCGGTACGAGCATCGGTCGCGGCTTTGCGGGTAACCAAAAGCGCAACAACTTTGGTCGGGGACCGATGTCACACGGTTCTAAAAATCATAGAGCGCCTGGTTCTATTGGTGCTGGTACTACACCCGGTCGTGTCTATCCAGGTAAGCGGATGGCAGGGCGTTTAGGCGGTACCCGCGTCACAATTCGCAAGCTGACAATAGTGCGAGTAGACCCAGAACGCAACTTATTGCTAATTAAAGGAGCCATTCCTGGAAAACCAGGCGCTCTAGTAAGTGTTGTACCTGCAAAGAAAGTTGGTAAGTAG
- a CDS encoding 50S ribosomal protein L23 — protein MPSFDPRYLADLVRRPIVTEKATILMEQNKYTFEVTPKASKPEIKAAIEDLFQVKVVKINTAVPPRKKRRVGKFVGYKPLYKRAIVTVAPGDVDKIRQVLFPDV, from the coding sequence GTGCCTAGCTTTGACCCCCGCTACCTCGCCGATTTAGTGCGTCGCCCAATTGTTACCGAAAAAGCGACGATCCTAATGGAGCAGAATAAATACACCTTTGAAGTAACTCCAAAAGCATCTAAGCCAGAAATCAAGGCTGCGATCGAAGACTTATTTCAAGTCAAGGTTGTAAAAATAAATACCGCAGTACCACCACGTAAAAAACGGCGTGTTGGAAAATTTGTTGGTTATAAGCCCCTATATAAGCGAGCGATTGTTACCGTCGCACCTGGGGATGTAGACAAGATTAGACAAGTTCTATTCCCAGATGTCTAG